A genomic window from Ilyobacter polytropus DSM 2926 includes:
- a CDS encoding twin-arginine translocase TatA/TatE family subunit, producing MFGLGFTEIIIILVVILVVVKPEDLPKFFKKIGQLYRELKKTCSDVNKMKDEFVKLADAEEAKEDKKINESAELSSRE from the coding sequence ATGTTTGGATTGGGATTTACAGAGATTATTATTATTTTAGTGGTTATTTTGGTAGTTGTAAAACCAGAAGATCTGCCTAAATTTTTCAAAAAAATAGGGCAACTCTACCGTGAACTAAAAAAAACATGCAGTGATGTCAATAAGATGAAGGATGAATTCGTAAAACTAGCCGATGCAGAAGAGGCTAAAGAGGATAAAAAAATAAATGAGTCTGCAGAATTGTCTAGTAGAGAATAA
- a CDS encoding DUF697 domain-containing protein: MRKILFKSFIPFLIGILIFSFLILLNQLNQLALSSTSLLGSYGYVISWGLFTALGIYTFYPVVRMLTMPKVIKRPDGTSSPEEKREFYFSHKDRIVREYSRKNSHLKDIISQENIEELKEANSIQTIRTALGGIEASMDKEVDSLAKSYATAIFTATALSQNGSLDAIFVLKLQLEMIWKISRVYNQKPKFKELFYLYTGVFSSALASAGISEIPVEEIANTFINSSLKGMPIISRIGSKIIDGVFEGTCNALLCLRVGYIAKGYSKISEDLDEKSIRKSSRMKALRTIKEINYKETIINLVKRDKNDA, encoded by the coding sequence ATGAGAAAAATACTTTTTAAAAGTTTCATACCGTTTTTGATCGGAATACTTATATTTTCTTTTTTGATACTGCTGAACCAGCTTAATCAGCTGGCCTTATCCTCTACTTCACTGCTTGGAAGTTACGGCTATGTCATAAGCTGGGGACTTTTTACTGCTCTCGGGATATACACCTTCTATCCTGTAGTGAGGATGCTCACAATGCCAAAGGTTATAAAAAGACCTGACGGAACCTCAAGTCCTGAGGAAAAAAGAGAATTTTATTTTTCCCACAAGGACAGGATAGTACGGGAGTATTCTAGAAAAAACTCACATCTCAAGGATATAATATCCCAAGAAAACATCGAGGAGCTTAAGGAGGCTAACAGTATACAGACTATAAGGACTGCTCTCGGAGGTATAGAGGCTAGCATGGATAAAGAGGTGGACTCTCTGGCAAAGAGTTATGCCACTGCTATATTCACTGCCACTGCCCTTTCGCAGAATGGAAGCTTAGATGCTATATTTGTACTAAAGCTTCAGCTAGAAATGATATGGAAAATATCTAGAGTATATAATCAGAAACCAAAATTTAAAGAGTTGTTTTACCTCTATACAGGTGTATTCTCAAGTGCCCTAGCCTCTGCAGGGATATCTGAGATACCGGTAGAAGAGATAGCCAACACCTTCATAAACAGTAGCTTAAAGGGAATGCCTATCATATCTAGGATAGGAAGTAAGATAATTGACGGTGTCTTTGAGGGGACATGCAACGCCCTTTTGTGTCTGAGAGTCGGCTATATAGCCAAAGGGTACAGCAAGATATCAGAGGATCTAGATGAAAAATCCATAAGGAAAAGTAGCAGGATGAAGGCACTCAGAACAATAAAAGAGATAAACTATAAAGAAACCATAATTAATCTGGTAAAGAGGGATAAAAATGATGCTTAA
- a CDS encoding lactoylglutathione lyase family protein, which yields MRYPRAFSHIGITVPDLEQAVKFYNDVMGWYIIMNPTVVAEEKDTAIGQMCIDVFGTGWKTFKIAHLSTVDGIGIELFEFPNNKKPQAEFKPFETGVFHFSVKDPDVEGLAAKIVEAGGKQRMPVREYYPGEKPYRMVYMEDPFGNIIEIYSHSYELHYGAGAYQHENK from the coding sequence ATGAGATACCCAAGAGCATTTTCACACATAGGAATTACAGTACCAGACTTAGAGCAGGCAGTAAAATTCTATAATGACGTAATGGGATGGTATATTATCATGAATCCAACTGTAGTTGCAGAAGAAAAGGATACCGCCATAGGACAAATGTGTATCGACGTATTCGGAACTGGATGGAAGACATTTAAAATAGCTCATCTTTCTACTGTAGACGGTATAGGAATTGAACTGTTTGAATTTCCTAACAATAAGAAACCACAAGCAGAGTTTAAGCCATTTGAAACAGGTGTATTCCACTTTTCTGTAAAGGATCCCGATGTAGAAGGTTTAGCAGCGAAGATTGTAGAGGCTGGTGGAAAACAAAGAATGCCGGTAAGAGAATATTACCCAGGAGAAAAACCATACAGAATGGTCTATATGGAAGATCCCTTTGGAAATATCATAGAAATCTACTCTCACTCTTATGAACTACACTACGGAGCAGGGGCATATCAGCACGAAAATAAATAA
- a CDS encoding winged helix-turn-helix transcriptional regulator: MYRWNGKDYRCPIEVTMDILGGKWRSLIFWHLGQKKLRFGELQKIVPGISKKVLTEHLKNLEKGGFIEREVFPEVPPRVEYSITSKGKKLLEVLNVMEKWGRDFLEAEGEKI; this comes from the coding sequence ATGTATAGATGGAATGGAAAAGATTATAGATGTCCTATAGAGGTGACAATGGATATATTGGGAGGGAAGTGGAGATCCCTTATATTCTGGCATCTGGGACAGAAAAAACTTAGATTTGGTGAGCTTCAAAAGATAGTTCCCGGGATAAGTAAGAAAGTTCTGACTGAACACCTTAAGAACTTGGAAAAGGGAGGTTTTATTGAAAGAGAGGTATTTCCAGAAGTTCCTCCAAGAGTTGAATACTCTATCACAAGCAAGGGTAAAAAACTTTTGGAGGTATTAAATGTAATGGAAAAATGGGGTCGAGATTTTCTGGAAGCAGAAGGAGAAAAAATATAA
- a CDS encoding NAD(P)/FAD-dependent oxidoreductase: MYDVAIIGAGVIGCAIARELSRYNLSIAVIEKTEDVSTGSTKANSGIIHGGYDADHKKKKGYFSRKGNQRFDQLEKELNFGFSRCGSLVLAFSEEELEKLEEIKSNGEKNGVNDLSIIDADKIQSIEPNVSKDALYALYCPSAGIASPFEFCIALIENAIHNGAELFLNNEVKSVQKENDSFSVITNKKRFEAKYVINCAGVYSDKVSQMAGIGGFQINPRKGEYLVFEKGTGTMINKVIFQCPTKKGKGILVTSTYHDNLMIGPDAQDIMDKEDTTTSIEALEHIIDEARKSVPDFDTKKIIRSFSGIRASSSLKDFIVEETTLKGFVNVAGIESPGLTSSPEIAVYVSDILKRSGLEMFPKENFDPYRKAIIKKKPKDAMIPMKEAMPLINLPIGDPDRMVCRCEQVSEKTIRDSLDRGIKVDSLDGVKRRTRAGMGVCQGQFCSSRVRELIADHYHISEDSVIERGPGSSSLPERVGNMVFRRPKK, translated from the coding sequence ATGTATGATGTTGCAATTATAGGGGCAGGAGTCATAGGCTGTGCCATTGCCCGAGAACTTTCAAGATATAATCTAAGTATTGCTGTAATAGAAAAAACCGAAGATGTAAGTACCGGTTCCACCAAGGCAAATTCCGGGATAATCCACGGAGGTTACGATGCTGATCACAAGAAAAAAAAGGGTTACTTTAGCAGAAAGGGAAATCAAAGGTTCGATCAACTAGAAAAGGAACTAAACTTTGGTTTTTCAAGATGCGGTTCTCTTGTCCTTGCATTTAGTGAAGAAGAACTAGAAAAGCTAGAAGAGATAAAATCTAACGGGGAAAAAAACGGGGTAAATGACCTTTCAATTATAGATGCAGATAAGATACAAAGTATCGAGCCAAATGTGAGCAAAGATGCCTTATACGCCCTTTACTGCCCCAGTGCAGGTATAGCTTCACCCTTTGAATTTTGTATCGCTCTTATAGAAAATGCAATACATAACGGGGCAGAACTATTTTTAAACAACGAGGTTAAATCCGTTCAAAAAGAGAATGACAGCTTTTCTGTCATAACAAATAAAAAAAGATTTGAAGCAAAATATGTAATCAACTGTGCCGGAGTATATTCTGATAAGGTCTCACAGATGGCAGGTATAGGGGGATTCCAGATAAACCCCAGAAAAGGAGAGTATCTGGTCTTTGAAAAAGGAACAGGGACTATGATAAATAAAGTGATATTCCAGTGCCCTACTAAAAAAGGTAAGGGAATACTGGTAACTTCAACATATCACGACAATCTCATGATAGGACCGGATGCTCAAGATATAATGGATAAAGAGGATACCACGACCTCTATAGAGGCTCTAGAGCACATTATAGATGAGGCCAGAAAATCAGTTCCAGATTTTGACACAAAAAAAATAATCAGGTCCTTCTCAGGAATAAGGGCTTCAAGTTCCTTAAAAGACTTTATTGTAGAAGAAACTACCTTAAAAGGCTTTGTCAATGTAGCGGGAATTGAGTCTCCAGGTCTTACTTCATCTCCTGAGATAGCAGTATATGTATCTGATATATTAAAAAGATCCGGTTTAGAAATGTTCCCTAAGGAAAATTTTGATCCCTATAGAAAGGCTATTATTAAGAAAAAACCAAAGGATGCTATGATTCCTATGAAAGAAGCCATGCCTCTCATTAACCTTCCCATAGGAGACCCTGATAGGATGGTCTGCAGATGTGAACAGGTATCAGAAAAAACCATCAGAGATTCTTTGGACAGAGGGATCAAGGTCGACTCACTAGACGGCGTGAAAAGACGTACACGAGCTGGTATGGGAGTATGCCAGGGACAATTCTGCTCAAGCCGTGTAAGAGAACTCATAGCAGATCATTATCATATTTCTGAAGACTCTGTCATTGAAAGAGGCCCTGGATCTAGCTCACTTCCTGAAAGAGTTGGAAATATGGTTTTCAGAAGACCTAAAAAATAA
- a CDS encoding OmpA family protein gives MTKKLLAAALIITALSACQSTNPYTREGQFNKTSKYAAGGAVVGAVAGQVIGKDTEGTLTGAAAGTALGAGLGYYFDRQEAALRQELERTGVSLRRTADNTLELVMPGNLTFRTGSSDINSGFYDVLDSVATILVEYKDTTIFVSGHTDNTGSLATNQRLSQERANSVGRYLSSRGVLSSRISSQGFDYQFPIASNSTASGREQNRRVEIEITGTN, from the coding sequence ATGACTAAAAAATTATTAGCTGCAGCACTTATTATAACTGCGCTGTCAGCTTGTCAGAGTACAAACCCATATACAAGAGAAGGACAATTTAATAAAACCAGTAAATATGCTGCAGGAGGAGCTGTAGTCGGTGCTGTAGCTGGTCAGGTTATAGGTAAAGATACTGAGGGAACTCTTACAGGTGCTGCTGCAGGTACTGCACTTGGAGCTGGACTTGGTTATTATTTTGACAGACAAGAAGCTGCACTCAGACAGGAACTCGAGAGAACAGGAGTTAGCCTAAGAAGAACTGCAGACAACACTTTAGAACTTGTAATGCCGGGAAACCTTACATTTAGGACAGGAAGTTCTGATATCAACAGCGGATTCTACGACGTGTTAGATTCTGTTGCAACAATTCTTGTAGAATATAAAGATACTACTATTTTTGTTTCAGGACACACTGACAATACAGGTTCCCTAGCTACAAACCAAAGACTATCGCAAGAAAGAGCTAATAGTGTAGGAAGATATCTTTCTTCTAGAGGTGTTCTTTCTTCTAGAATATCTTCTCAAGGATTCGACTATCAATTCCCTATTGCTTCAAACTCAACTGCATCTGGAAGAGAGCAAAACAGAAGAGTAGAAATAGAAATTACAGGAACAAACTAA
- a CDS encoding efflux RND transporter permease subunit produces MKIKKYITDISIKYPKFIISIFILVTLSLAFFIPRIEVDTDPENMLSEEAFVRKFHNYAKNEFLLNDIIVVGVVNENRDEGVFNPKTLQDIDTLTQNIKTWDGVIKEDIISPSTQDNISQGGVGEVIFEWLMKEPPKTIEDSLKIKDNIMSNPVLKGTMVSEDGKALALYIPIKSKDMSYEYSVMIKNIISKFSNGDSYYISGLPVAEDTFGVQMFKQMEISAPLAMVIIFILLKVFFKKNSLILSPMIISIMSVLMTMGLLIGMGYKVHIMSSMIPIFLMPIAVVDSVHILSVFHDLYPESLNKEKALRDTMDELFVPMLYTSLTTCVGFASLALTPIPPVRIFGLFVSFGIAMAWILTVTFIPSYIILFIKEESLTNFGKNDDSKGSLIEKLLQKNSEFTFTHYKKIITATCILVLISVYGISKIIINDNPVIWFEKSHEIRKADKVLNEHFAGTYMAYLVLERDYENEDIKNALKKTQLLFDEYRGELGKETYDYLNQTADSTYKIMAESENYYVQEYYSKVKDQIEPTIDENDSFALEDVYDILGEYQSESQTFKNPKMLEYIDQLSQELDSNPNVGKSNSIIQIVKKVYQELLGGQEENFRIPGTNAGVAQSLLSFQNSHTPQMLWHFVTPDYEKGNIWVQLKNGDNKSMQEVSESIEAWMKNNNSPIKIKHNWAGLTYVNVIWQNEMVRGMLNSLMGSFIVVFLMMAFLFKSPLWGILSMIPLSVTVLFSYGMIGLVGKSYDMPVAVLSSLTLGLSVDFAIHFIERAREIYSEEKNWKTTLDKMHEKPARAVVKNSIIISIAFLPLLLAPLVPYKTVGILISAILMVSSIATFIILPALIKPLKERLFPEKNNR; encoded by the coding sequence ATGAAAATAAAAAAATATATTACTGATATATCTATAAAATATCCAAAATTTATAATATCAATTTTTATACTCGTTACCCTTTCCCTTGCTTTTTTTATTCCAAGGATAGAGGTCGACACAGACCCAGAGAACATGCTTTCTGAAGAAGCCTTTGTGAGAAAATTTCATAATTATGCCAAAAACGAGTTTCTTTTAAATGATATCATCGTGGTAGGAGTTGTAAATGAAAATAGAGACGAAGGAGTCTTTAATCCAAAAACTTTGCAGGACATAGATACTCTTACGCAGAATATTAAGACATGGGACGGAGTTATAAAGGAAGATATAATCTCACCATCAACCCAAGACAATATAAGCCAGGGAGGAGTAGGTGAGGTCATTTTTGAATGGCTTATGAAAGAGCCTCCCAAGACTATAGAGGATTCTCTTAAAATTAAAGACAACATAATGTCAAACCCGGTGTTAAAGGGCACAATGGTTTCAGAAGACGGAAAGGCACTAGCTCTGTATATCCCTATAAAATCCAAGGATATGAGTTATGAATACTCTGTCATGATAAAAAATATAATTTCAAAATTCAGTAATGGAGATTCCTACTATATAAGCGGTCTCCCAGTGGCTGAAGATACCTTTGGTGTTCAGATGTTTAAACAGATGGAAATTTCAGCACCTTTAGCTATGGTTATAATTTTTATTCTTTTAAAAGTTTTTTTCAAAAAAAACAGTCTCATACTTTCACCTATGATTATTTCTATCATGAGTGTTCTTATGACAATGGGACTTCTAATTGGAATGGGATACAAGGTACACATTATGAGTTCTATGATACCAATATTTCTGATGCCAATAGCTGTAGTTGATTCTGTGCATATTCTAAGTGTATTTCATGATCTTTATCCAGAGTCCTTAAATAAAGAAAAAGCTCTACGAGATACCATGGATGAATTATTTGTTCCTATGCTCTATACCTCTCTTACAACCTGTGTAGGGTTCGCTTCTCTTGCCCTGACCCCTATACCTCCAGTTAGGATTTTTGGGTTGTTTGTGTCCTTTGGTATAGCCATGGCATGGATTCTCACAGTTACCTTTATCCCCTCCTATATAATCTTATTTATCAAGGAGGAGTCCCTCACAAATTTTGGTAAAAATGATGATTCAAAAGGCAGCCTCATAGAGAAACTTTTGCAAAAGAACAGTGAGTTTACTTTTACTCATTACAAAAAAATAATTACGGCAACTTGTATCCTTGTGCTTATCTCTGTTTATGGAATCAGCAAGATAATCATAAATGACAATCCTGTTATATGGTTTGAAAAAAGTCATGAGATCAGAAAGGCAGACAAAGTATTAAACGAACACTTTGCCGGTACATACATGGCCTATTTGGTTTTAGAAAGGGATTATGAAAATGAGGATATAAAAAATGCCTTAAAAAAAACTCAACTTTTATTTGACGAGTATAGAGGGGAACTAGGAAAAGAAACATACGATTATTTGAATCAGACTGCAGACTCAACCTATAAAATAATGGCAGAGTCTGAAAACTATTATGTCCAGGAATATTACTCCAAGGTAAAAGATCAGATAGAACCGACTATAGATGAAAACGACTCTTTTGCTTTAGAGGATGTCTATGACATCTTGGGAGAATATCAGTCTGAAAGCCAGACATTTAAAAATCCAAAAATGCTAGAATATATAGACCAACTATCTCAGGAGCTAGATTCCAATCCCAATGTGGGTAAAAGCAACAGCATAATACAGATTGTAAAAAAAGTATACCAGGAACTCCTTGGAGGACAAGAAGAGAATTTTAGAATCCCTGGCACAAATGCTGGTGTGGCTCAGTCACTCTTATCATTTCAGAACAGCCATACACCTCAGATGCTCTGGCATTTTGTGACACCAGACTATGAAAAGGGAAATATCTGGGTACAGCTTAAAAACGGTGACAATAAAAGTATGCAGGAGGTGAGCGAGAGTATAGAGGCCTGGATGAAAAATAATAATTCTCCTATAAAAATAAAACATAACTGGGCCGGCCTGACTTATGTCAATGTTATCTGGCAAAATGAAATGGTTCGTGGAATGTTAAATTCCCTTATGGGATCTTTTATAGTGGTCTTTCTCATGATGGCCTTTCTTTTCAAATCACCATTGTGGGGAATTTTAAGTATGATTCCCTTAAGTGTAACTGTTTTATTCTCCTATGGAATGATAGGCTTAGTTGGGAAAAGTTATGATATGCCTGTTGCAGTTCTCTCATCCCTTACATTGGGGCTATCAGTGGATTTTGCCATACATTTTATCGAGAGGGCCCGTGAGATATACTCAGAAGAGAAAAATTGGAAAACTACCTTAGATAAGATGCACGAAAAACCTGCAAGGGCTGTTGTTAAAAATTCTATAATTATATCTATTGCATTTTTACCCCTTTTACTTGCTCCACTTGTTCCGTATAAAACTGTAGGTATTTTAATCTCTGCCATTTTAATGGTTTCTTCCATAGCAACTTTTATAATTTTACCTGCACTTATAAAACCACTTAAAGAAAGATTATTTCCAGAAAAAAATAACAGATAA
- a CDS encoding outer membrane lipoprotein-sorting protein, translating into MKKIYLILILILLGSVTFSANVDEIVKKAYNAAYYAGDDGRSTVDMEIVDKNKRIRKRRIIMLRKDITDGKEQMYYAYFKEPSDVKNMVFMVHKNTKKDDDRWLYLPALDLVKRIASNDKRSSFVGSDFTYEDISGRSIEEDVHELTGEDSSYYIIKNTPKTLEDFAYYVTYIDKKNYLPIKAEYYNSTGNIYRRITAEKIEVIDGFPTITIMKADEIEKGTYTVNKFSDTVYNLGMEENIFTERYLRRPPRKWLR; encoded by the coding sequence ATGAAAAAAATCTATCTTATACTCATCTTGATTTTATTGGGATCAGTGACTTTTTCTGCCAACGTAGATGAAATAGTAAAAAAAGCCTATAATGCCGCTTATTATGCAGGTGATGACGGTAGGTCCACAGTAGATATGGAGATAGTGGACAAAAATAAACGAATAAGAAAAAGACGTATTATCATGCTTCGAAAGGATATCACAGACGGAAAAGAACAGATGTATTACGCCTATTTCAAAGAGCCTTCAGATGTAAAAAATATGGTCTTTATGGTTCACAAAAACACAAAAAAAGATGACGACCGATGGCTTTATCTCCCAGCACTTGATCTTGTAAAAAGAATAGCATCTAATGACAAGAGAAGCAGTTTTGTGGGGTCTGATTTTACCTATGAGGATATATCGGGACGTTCTATAGAAGAGGATGTACATGAGCTGACAGGTGAGGATAGTTCTTATTATATAATAAAAAATACACCTAAAACTCTTGAAGATTTTGCATACTATGTAACTTATATAGATAAAAAAAATTATCTACCTATAAAGGCAGAGTACTATAACTCAACTGGAAATATTTATAGGAGAATAACTGCTGAAAAAATAGAAGTCATAGATGGTTTCCCTACAATAACTATTATGAAAGCCGACGAAATTGAAAAGGGTACCTACACCGTAAACAAGTTTAGCGATACAGTGTACAACCTAGGGATGGAGGAAAATATTTTCACTGAGAGGTACCTCAGGCGTCCTCCTCGAAAATGGCTCAGATAA
- a CDS encoding DUF3343 domain-containing protein — protein MRSETFCLIAADSTHQIMKLEKLILENNIKVRIIPVPKEVTANCGLSIKFDVSDLKKIKSLIQNDNKKDDFDFCLYNVEKSRLKKQITKI, from the coding sequence ATGAGATCTGAAACTTTCTGTCTTATAGCTGCCGACTCAACACACCAGATAATGAAACTTGAAAAACTTATCCTTGAAAATAATATCAAGGTAAGAATAATTCCTGTTCCCAAAGAAGTCACTGCCAACTGCGGTCTATCAATAAAATTTGATGTTTCAGACCTAAAAAAAATAAAATCGTTAATTCAAAATGACAATAAGAAAGACGATTTTGATTTCTGTCTCTATAACGTAGAAAAATCTAGATTAAAAAAACAAATTACAAAGATATAA
- the yedF gene encoding sulfurtransferase-like selenium metabolism protein YedF has protein sequence MNKIVDATGKLCPMPIIMTKKALKEIEEGIVETLIDSEISKENLEKMAREMGLSFETTEENGIYHVKVNKVVKSQEETENKDEKTVIVIASDKMGEGSEELGKILMKGFIYTLTEMEKVPSTILFYNSGAKITVEGSESVEDLKTLKERGTEILTCGTCLNYYGIEDKLAIGEISNMYTIIERQTDATKVIRP, from the coding sequence ATGAATAAAATCGTTGATGCAACAGGTAAATTATGCCCTATGCCCATAATAATGACAAAAAAGGCATTGAAAGAGATAGAAGAAGGAATTGTGGAAACTCTTATCGATAGTGAGATTTCAAAGGAAAATCTTGAAAAAATGGCCAGAGAAATGGGGCTATCATTTGAAACAACAGAAGAAAATGGAATCTATCATGTGAAGGTAAATAAAGTTGTAAAATCACAGGAAGAAACAGAAAACAAAGATGAAAAAACCGTGATTGTAATAGCGTCTGACAAGATGGGTGAAGGCAGCGAAGAGCTAGGAAAAATCCTTATGAAGGGATTTATATACACCCTCACAGAGATGGAGAAAGTTCCAAGTACTATACTTTTTTATAACTCTGGTGCAAAAATAACAGTAGAGGGATCAGAATCAGTAGAGGACCTGAAAACTCTTAAGGAAAGAGGTACAGAGATACTCACGTGTGGAACCTGTCTCAATTACTATGGTATAGAGGATAAACTTGCCATAGGTGAAATATCAAATATGTATACAATTATTGAGAGACAGACAGATGCTACAAAGGTCATAAGACCATAA
- the selD gene encoding selenide, water dikinase SelD translates to MKFPSNECSVGGCACKMGPAVLSDLLSTLPTLEDKNLIVGYEKSDDASVYKLTDDLAMIQTLDFFAPMINDPYIFGQVAAANALSDVYAMGGEPKTAMNIVCFPEKMDISYLGEILRGGAEKVAEAGAVLSGGHTIHDEKIKYGLSVTGIIHPDKILKNYGAEEGDTLILTKPLGAGIIATAYSVGEASDEAVEKLLENMTTLNKYSMDIIREYPINACTDVTGFGFLGHAFEMAGGSEKSFILEKELIPYMEEAKAYAKEFYITSGGQKNRNHLGNRVVFNDVPFWLQEILFDPQTSGGLLFSVKSEYSEEIMDRLSKLKIKSSIVGRVTAKQKHTIIVE, encoded by the coding sequence ATGAAATTTCCATCAAATGAATGTTCTGTTGGAGGCTGTGCCTGTAAAATGGGACCTGCCGTTCTTTCAGATTTACTTTCCACACTCCCAACTTTAGAAGATAAAAATCTCATAGTTGGATACGAAAAATCAGACGATGCATCGGTATACAAACTAACCGATGATTTAGCTATGATACAGACACTTGATTTTTTTGCACCTATGATAAACGACCCTTATATATTTGGACAGGTAGCTGCTGCCAACGCCTTAAGTGACGTCTACGCCATGGGAGGAGAACCTAAAACTGCAATGAATATTGTATGCTTCCCGGAAAAAATGGATATCTCTTATCTTGGAGAAATCTTAAGAGGAGGAGCAGAAAAAGTTGCAGAAGCTGGTGCCGTTCTTAGCGGAGGACATACTATTCACGATGAAAAAATAAAATACGGTCTTTCAGTCACTGGGATTATTCACCCAGATAAAATTTTAAAAAATTATGGTGCCGAAGAAGGAGACACTCTCATCCTCACAAAACCTTTGGGGGCTGGGATAATAGCCACTGCCTACAGTGTAGGAGAGGCTTCTGATGAGGCTGTGGAAAAACTTCTTGAAAATATGACAACTCTCAATAAATACTCTATGGATATCATAAGGGAATACCCTATAAATGCCTGTACAGATGTAACTGGCTTCGGATTTCTAGGACACGCCTTTGAGATGGCAGGGGGTTCTGAAAAAAGTTTTATACTTGAAAAAGAACTTATTCCTTACATGGAAGAGGCAAAAGCCTATGCCAAGGAGTTTTATATAACCAGCGGGGGACAAAAAAACAGAAACCACCTGGGGAACAGAGTTGTATTCAACGACGTGCCTTTCTGGCTTCAAGAGATTTTATTTGACCCACAAACTTCAGGAGGGCTTTTATTTTCAGTGAAAAGTGAGTATTCTGAAGAGATAATGGATAGATTGAGCAAACTAAAAATAAAATCATCTATAGTAGGAAGAGTTACAGCAAAGCAAAAGCACACAATTATCGTTGAATAA
- a CDS encoding NAD(P)/FAD-dependent oxidoreductase, with protein MKERSEYLIIGNGIAGISAAVSLRNKDSEGKITVVTKSPKPFYYRIRLIEYLADKTEFEKLVGYGEGFYLDKDIDVKLDMEVTDIDSKNKKVTFEDGSSVEYNKLLLATGARPRYPNIKGIKEKKGVLKFRGVNDSDEIANHVEICKEVAVLGGGLLGIETAFSLLNLGKKVTVIETAPRLLPRQLDEEGSRILQKILEEKGINFILGKNVEEILGEDCVKGIKFGDGEVFQVKSLVLSAGITPRLELAESAGVEINRGIVVNEYMETSIKDIYAAGDSIEFQGTLYGLWIPAKEQGDVAGSNMAGEKSKYNPISSETRLKVSGISFFSGGNIEPMGAHIYKYNKEGIYRKFFVRDEKIVGAILLGDAKTAMKVGGFIKNRESTDVIYGLYE; from the coding sequence TTGAAAGAAAGATCAGAATATTTAATAATCGGAAACGGGATTGCAGGTATCTCTGCAGCAGTGTCTCTTAGAAATAAAGACAGCGAAGGAAAAATAACTGTGGTGACAAAGTCACCAAAACCTTTTTACTACAGAATAAGGCTTATCGAATACTTAGCCGACAAGACAGAGTTTGAAAAACTTGTCGGATACGGTGAGGGGTTTTATCTAGACAAAGATATCGATGTGAAACTCGACATGGAAGTGACAGATATTGACTCAAAAAATAAAAAAGTTACCTTTGAAGACGGAAGCTCTGTAGAGTATAATAAACTTCTTTTAGCTACAGGAGCAAGGCCTAGATACCCTAATATAAAGGGAATCAAAGAAAAAAAAGGTGTTTTGAAATTCCGGGGAGTAAATGACAGTGATGAAATAGCAAATCATGTAGAAATCTGCAAAGAGGTTGCCGTTTTAGGAGGAGGCCTTTTAGGTATAGAGACAGCATTTTCACTGCTCAATTTAGGTAAAAAAGTTACCGTTATAGAGACAGCACCTCGTCTTCTTCCTAGACAACTAGATGAAGAGGGATCTCGTATACTTCAAAAAATCCTAGAAGAAAAAGGGATAAATTTCATTCTTGGAAAAAATGTTGAAGAGATATTAGGCGAGGATTGTGTAAAAGGTATCAAGTTCGGAGACGGAGAAGTATTTCAAGTCAAGAGTCTTGTTTTATCTGCAGGTATAACTCCTAGACTAGAATTAGCAGAAAGTGCAGGAGTAGAAATAAACAGAGGAATTGTTGTAAATGAATATATGGAAACAAGCATAAAAGATATCTATGCAGCGGGAGATTCTATAGAATTTCAGGGAACTCTCTATGGACTCTGGATACCTGCAAAAGAACAGGGGGATGTAGCCGGTAGTAATATGGCCGGAGAAAAATCCAAGTACAACCCTATAAGTTCTGAGACAAGACTTAAAGTTTCTGGTATTTCATTCTTCTCAGGTGGAAATATAGAACCTATGGGAGCACATATTTATAAATATAATAAAGAAGGAATCTACAGAAAATTCTTTGTCCGTGACGAAAAAATAGTAGGGGCAATTCTTTTGGGTGATGCAAAAACAGCTATGAAAGTTGGAGGATTTATCAAAAACCGTGAATCTACAGATGTGATTTATGGACTCTACGAATAA